The genomic DNA GATCTTCGACGGCAACATCGAAACCCTGACCCTGACGCGCAACGCGCAGCCGGCGCTGATGGCCGCGTCGCTGGCCGCGATGCGCGCGCTGGAGGCGGAGGGGATCGCGGTGACGGACGTGGATTTCGTGGCCGGGCATTCTCTGGGTGAATACAGTGCGCTGGCCGCCGCAGGGGCGCTTGGCGTGGCCGATTGCGCGCGGCTGCTGCGGTTGCGCGGTGACGCGATGCAGGCGGCGGTGCCGCAGGGTGTGGGCGCGATGGCCGCGATCCTCGGGCTGGATGCGGCAACCGTGGAACGGATCGCGGCAGAGGCGGCAGAGGGCGAAGTCTGTCAGCTGGCCAACGAGAACGACCCCGCGCAGAACGTGATTTCGGGCCATGTGGCGGCGGTTGAACGTGCCGCCGTGCTGGCCAAGGCGGCGGGGGCCAAGCGGGCGCTGATGCTGCCGGTCTCCGCTCCGTTCCATTGCGCCCTGATGCAGCCCGCTGCTGACGCGATGCGGGACGCGCTGGAGAATGTGGCGATGCAGGCGCCCGTGGTGCCGCTGGTGGCGAACGTCACGGCGCTGCCGGTGACGGACCCGGACACGATCCGCGCGCAGCTGGTGGCGCAGGTCGCGGGGCGGGTCCGCTGGGCGTCGTCCGTCGACTGGATGGTGCAGCAGGGTGTCACCCAATTCATCGAAGTGGGCGCCGGCAAGGCGCTGTCGGGCATGATCCGCAGGATCGCCAAGGACGCGGCCACGCTGAATGTCGGCACCGCCATGGAAGCACAGGTGGCAGCCGCCGCCATCAAGGGAGACGCATGATGTTCGATCTGACGGGAAAGACGGCGCTGATCACCGGCGCATCGGGTGGAATTGGTGGGGCCATCGCCACGGCGCTGCACAGCGCGGGGGCCACGGTCGGCCTGTCCGGCACACGGGTGGAGCCGCTGGAGGCACTGGCTGCGGAGTTGGGCGAGCGTACTTTCGTGCTGCCATGTAACCTGAGCGATGCGGAGGCCGTGACGGCCCTGCCGAAGCAGGCGGTCGAAGCGATGGGCAGTCTGGATATTCTGGTGAACAACGCGGGCATCACCAAGGACAACATCTTTATGCGGAT from Loktanella sp. M215 includes the following:
- the fabD gene encoding ACP S-malonyltransferase, coding for MRAFVFPGQGAQAIGMGRDLAEAYPAARAVFEEVDEALGEALSALIFDGNIETLTLTRNAQPALMAASLAAMRALEAEGIAVTDVDFVAGHSLGEYSALAAAGALGVADCARLLRLRGDAMQAAVPQGVGAMAAILGLDAATVERIAAEAAEGEVCQLANENDPAQNVISGHVAAVERAAVLAKAAGAKRALMLPVSAPFHCALMQPAADAMRDALENVAMQAPVVPLVANVTALPVTDPDTIRAQLVAQVAGRVRWASSVDWMVQQGVTQFIEVGAGKALSGMIRRIAKDAATLNVGTAMEAQVAAAAIKGDA